A region from the uncultured Macellibacteroides sp. genome encodes:
- a CDS encoding FAD:protein FMN transferase, with protein MNKYISLFAGVWMIFILTACTGKKEYFEDSGTVFHTLYHIKYEAPQLLTEKIDAELQQFNFSLNPFNQNSIIAKVNQNQAVEVDPWFKEVFNKAMEVSAVTDGVFDITCAPMVNLWGFGFNKMDSVTPQMIDSIKTFVGYQKIRIEGNKVIKQDPRVLLNCSAIAKGYACDVVARLLEKEGIENYMVEIGGEVTMKGVNAKGDCWRIGINKPEDETTGMKNEVEEVVQLCKKGGIATSGNYRNYYVKDGKKYAHTIDPRTGYPAQQDILSATIVAADCMTADAYATAFMAMGTTEARKVAAKVPDIEYYIIYTDSIGNHQIEYSKGMIPFLPNRQQLAILENP; from the coding sequence ATGAATAAATATATTTCCTTATTCGCAGGCGTTTGGATGATCTTCATCCTTACTGCCTGCACAGGCAAGAAAGAATATTTCGAAGATAGTGGTACTGTATTTCATACCCTGTATCATATCAAATACGAAGCCCCCCAACTTCTTACCGAAAAAATAGATGCAGAACTTCAGCAATTTAATTTTTCACTGAATCCTTTCAATCAAAACTCCATTATTGCCAAGGTAAATCAGAACCAGGCTGTAGAAGTTGACCCTTGGTTTAAAGAAGTCTTTAACAAAGCGATGGAGGTATCTGCTGTAACTGATGGCGTTTTTGATATTACCTGCGCTCCAATGGTTAATCTGTGGGGATTCGGATTTAATAAAATGGACAGTGTTACTCCGCAAATGATAGATAGCATTAAGACTTTCGTTGGCTATCAGAAAATACGTATTGAAGGAAATAAAGTAATTAAACAAGATCCGCGGGTTCTGCTTAACTGCTCTGCTATTGCCAAAGGATATGCTTGTGATGTAGTTGCCCGTTTACTTGAAAAGGAAGGTATCGAAAATTACATGGTAGAAATAGGCGGCGAAGTAACCATGAAAGGGGTAAATGCCAAAGGCGACTGCTGGCGTATTGGCATTAACAAACCGGAAGATGAAACCACGGGAATGAAAAATGAAGTTGAAGAAGTGGTACAGCTTTGTAAAAAAGGGGGTATTGCTACCTCTGGCAACTACCGTAATTATTACGTGAAAGATGGCAAAAAGTATGCTCACACCATAGATCCCCGAACAGGATATCCCGCTCAACAGGATATCCTCAGTGCAACTATTGTTGCAGCCGACTGCATGACAGCCGACGCGTATGCTACCGCATTTATGGCCATGGGTACAACCGAAGCCCGAAAAGTAGCAGCTAAGGTTCCTGATATTGAGTATTATATCATTTATACCGATTCTATAGGAAATCATCAGATTGAATACTCTAAGGGAATGATTCCTTTTCTTCCAAATCGCCAGCAACTAGCCATATTAGAAAACCCTTGA
- a CDS encoding ABC transporter substrate binding protein has product MQKIEKGITDAFDDNNTDVSVSSYELDTKFTSLSSQKNNLNNLLDSLSENPPDLIITTYDEAIYSLLDTEHKLTHSTPIVFTGVRYLNYEFLNKHNHKNVTGTTNHPDFVKCYKLAQQLLGKIHEIQIIGEESYAGKSAIEDAKKQLKKIPKAVFRDNTSNIGTSAKDDVIDSAKKDSVYIVIKNIDKLNGLQLMESMTYHPNRFCIMAKWNYAYSDLPLMGTAPFLMVCNEGFGTIGGYMTRGYDNGYAAATIASHILTGTSVSSIPIQNSKQKPVFDWVQLKRWNIPLEKLPADSEVLNMPLTVRYKELFIFIIVFSCIFLISLIAWLVYILKKERKQKKLAQNLLLNKREELDVTMKSIRESVISIDKNHRIFAINNAAMESLKLNKEMQEYIGADILSVFNITLLNNNDYLKDIFQSMTKSGHTIAFEKGAAVVTSDNLSFLIAGSITPLQTKEIDSGWVITFNNVTSEFIKKELHTLAMGEGNVYAWRYNGKKEVYVFEEVFFRETGFYDKGNHCIHLENFERLIHPEDFDAWNKQLKEVVDRKKDKVTIQVRFNVNGNYEWWSYTVTSINNSTLTNSFTLFGLCMSIQSFKDTEESLRIARDKAEESDKLKSIFLSNMSHEIRTPLNSIVGFSNLLTADDNFSPEEKSIFVSTINEKCDLLLNLINDILDLSRIESGLPFNPEKCDVNLIIEELISSEKCNLKPTVKLIKDLPSKPIYIQADIIRLRQIIHHLLSNSIKFTTEGYIEIGCRIENNAELIIYVKDTGMGISQTEIVKIFDRFYKSDNFSQGGGLGLSISKVIVERMGGNIKVESNIGEGSCFTISLPYNKSEDELINQ; this is encoded by the coding sequence ATGCAGAAGATAGAAAAGGGAATTACAGATGCATTTGATGACAACAATACGGATGTTTCTGTCTCTTCATACGAACTGGATACTAAATTTACAAGTCTTTCCTCTCAAAAGAATAATCTAAATAATCTACTCGACAGCCTGTCAGAAAACCCGCCCGATCTGATTATTACTACTTACGATGAAGCTATTTATTCGTTGCTGGATACCGAACATAAACTAACACACTCCACACCTATCGTTTTTACGGGAGTACGCTACCTAAACTATGAATTTCTTAATAAGCATAACCATAAGAACGTAACTGGAACAACAAACCATCCCGATTTTGTAAAGTGTTATAAACTGGCACAACAATTATTGGGGAAAATCCATGAAATACAAATCATCGGGGAAGAATCTTATGCAGGGAAATCAGCCATTGAAGACGCAAAAAAACAGCTAAAGAAAATTCCAAAAGCAGTTTTCAGAGATAACACTTCGAATATTGGAACAAGTGCCAAAGACGATGTTATTGATTCTGCAAAGAAAGATTCGGTATATATTGTCATTAAAAACATTGACAAACTAAATGGTTTGCAGCTGATGGAAAGTATGACCTATCACCCGAACAGGTTTTGTATTATGGCAAAATGGAATTATGCTTATTCGGATCTTCCATTGATGGGGACAGCCCCTTTTCTAATGGTATGCAATGAGGGGTTTGGAACTATTGGAGGATATATGACACGAGGTTACGATAATGGATACGCGGCAGCAACCATAGCATCACATATATTAACCGGTACTTCTGTGTCATCAATTCCTATTCAAAACAGTAAACAAAAACCTGTATTCGACTGGGTTCAATTAAAAAGATGGAATATTCCGCTTGAAAAATTACCTGCCGACAGTGAAGTATTAAATATGCCTTTGACTGTACGGTATAAAGAGCTATTTATTTTTATAATTGTATTTTCCTGTATATTTCTTATTTCATTGATCGCATGGTTGGTTTACATCTTAAAAAAAGAGCGAAAGCAAAAAAAACTTGCCCAAAATCTATTATTGAATAAACGGGAAGAATTGGATGTTACCATGAAATCCATTCGCGAATCCGTTATCTCCATCGACAAGAATCACAGGATTTTTGCGATAAATAATGCAGCGATGGAAAGCCTGAAACTTAATAAGGAAATGCAGGAATATATTGGTGCGGACATTTTATCTGTTTTCAATATTACTTTGCTTAATAATAATGATTATTTGAAAGATATTTTTCAATCAATGACTAAATCCGGTCATACAATTGCATTTGAAAAAGGAGCTGCTGTTGTGACTTCGGACAATCTTTCTTTTCTAATTGCAGGCAGTATTACTCCTCTGCAAACCAAAGAAATAGATTCTGGCTGGGTTATTACATTTAATAATGTTACCAGTGAGTTTATTAAAAAAGAGTTACATACATTGGCGATGGGCGAAGGAAACGTGTATGCCTGGAGATATAATGGTAAAAAAGAAGTATATGTATTTGAAGAGGTTTTCTTCAGAGAAACCGGCTTTTACGACAAAGGCAACCACTGCATTCATCTTGAAAACTTTGAAAGATTAATCCATCCCGAAGATTTTGACGCATGGAATAAACAATTAAAAGAAGTAGTTGACAGGAAAAAAGATAAAGTAACGATACAAGTCAGATTCAATGTTAACGGAAATTATGAGTGGTGGAGTTATACTGTTACCTCCATTAACAACTCTACTCTCACAAATTCGTTTACTCTTTTTGGCTTATGCATGAGTATTCAAAGCTTCAAAGACACAGAAGAAAGTCTTCGGATAGCCCGTGATAAAGCAGAAGAATCGGATAAGCTTAAAAGTATTTTCCTTTCAAATATGAGTCATGAAATACGTACGCCGCTTAATTCGATTGTAGGTTTTTCTAATTTGCTTACGGCCGACGATAATTTTTCGCCGGAAGAGAAAAGCATATTTGTCTCCACCATAAATGAGAAATGCGACTTACTGCTCAATCTTATCAACGATATCCTTGATTTATCCAGAATAGAGAGCGGTTTGCCTTTTAATCCTGAAAAATGTGATGTCAATCTAATCATTGAAGAACTGATATCTTCAGAAAAGTGCAATTTAAAACCAACCGTTAAATTAATAAAGGACCTCCCATCCAAGCCGATATATATTCAAGCCGATATTATACGTTTACGCCAGATTATCCATCATTTGCTAAGTAATTCCATTAAATTCACAACCGAGGGATACATCGAAATCGGATGTAGAATTGAAAATAACGCAGAATTGATCATCTACGTAAAAGATACAGGGATGGGTATTTCTCAAACAGAAATAGTAAAGATTTTCGACCGGTTTTATAAATCGGATAACTTCTCCCAAGGTGGCGGACTTGGGCTTTCAATCAGTAAGGTTATTGTAGAACGTATGGGTGGAAATATTAAAGTAGAATCAAATATTGGTGAAGGATCATGTTTTACAATTTCTTTGCCATACAACAAAAGTGAAGATGAATTAATCAATCAATGA